From a single Dendropsophus ebraccatus isolate aDenEbr1 chromosome 8, aDenEbr1.pat, whole genome shotgun sequence genomic region:
- the SLC6A9 gene encoding sodium- and chloride-dependent glycine transporter 1 isoform X4, translating to MNGAVPGEASKRDENVKRGNWGNQIEFVLTSVGYAVGLGNVWRFPYLCYRNGGGAFMFPYFIMLVFCGIPLFFMELSFGQFASQGCLGVWRVSPMFKGVGYGMMVVSTYIGIYYNVVICIAFYYFFASMTRVLPWTYCNNPWNTDNCVGVLSPSTNSSFNLSSHQDVFSELLNQTGKRTSPSEEYWRRYVLRLSDDIGNLGEVRLPILGCLALSWVVVFLCLIRGVKSSGKVVYFTATFPYVVLTILFVRGITLEGAVDGIMYYLTPQWDKILDAKVWGDAASQIFYSLGCAWGGLITMASYNKFHNNCYRDSIIISITNCATSVYAGFVIFSILGFMANHLGVDVSKVADHGPGLAFVAYPEALTLLPISPLWSILFFFMLILLGLGTQFCLLETLVTAIVDEIGNDWIIRWKTVVTLGVAVVGFLLGVPLTTQAGIYWLLLMDNYAASFSLVIISCIMCVAIMYIYGHRNYFKDIEMMLGFPPPLFFQICWRFISPAIIFFILIFTVIQYRPISYNDYVYPGWAISLGFLMALSSVICIPLYAAFKIWGSEGDSFLQRLKNAVKPNKDWGPALSEHRTGRYAQIDGSPEAQPLNPEKHKKEEIGLTIQGSNGQAHSQDSKV from the exons ATG AATGGCGCAGTGCCCGGCGAAGCCTCCAAGAGAGACGAGAATGTGAAGAGGGGAAACTGGGGTAACCAGATCGAGTTTGTCCTGACCAGTGTGGGCTATGCTGTGGGCCTGGGCAATGTCTGGAGGTTCCCGTATCTCTGTTACCGGAATGGAGGAG GCGCCTTTATGTTCCCATACTTCATCATGTTGGTGTTTTGCGGGATACCACTCTTCTTCATGGAGCTGTCATTCGGACAGTTTGCCAGTCAGGGATGCCTTGGGGTGTGGCGTGTCAGCCCCATGTTTAAAG GTGTGGGCTAcgggatgatggtggtctccacATATATCGGTATTTATTACAATGTGGTCATCTGTATCGCCTTTTATTACTTCTTTGCGTCTATGACGCGGGTCCTGCCCTGGACATACTGCAATAACCCCTGGAACACGGACAACTGTGTCGGCGTCCTGAGCCCCTCCACCAACAGCAGCTTCAACCTCAGCTCCCACCAAGACGTCTTCTCAGAGCTTCTAAACCAAACTGGAAAGAGGACGAGTCCCAGTGAGGAGTACTGGAG GCGTTACGTGCTACGGTTGTCAGATGACATCGGGAACTTGGGGGAGGTTCGACTGCCGATCCTCGGATGTCTTGCGCTGTCCTGGGTTGTTGTGTTTCTCTGTCTCATTAGAGGCGTAAAATCCTCTGGAAAG GTGGTTTACTTCACAGCCACGTTCCCCTATGTGGTCCTCACCATCCTCTTTGTGCGGGGGATCACCCTGGAGGGGGCGGTGGATGGCATCATGTATTACCTGACTCCGCAGTGGGACAAGATCCTGGACGCCAAG GTTTGGGGGGATGCAGCTTCCCAGATCTTTTACTCATTAGGATGCGCGTGGGGAGGACTGATTACTATGGCGTCTTACAACAAATTCCACAACAACTGTTACAG GGACAGTATCATCATCAGCATCACCAATTGCGCCACCAGTGTCTACGCTGGATTTGTTATATTCTCCATTCTGGGCTTCATGGCGAATCACCTGGGGGTAGATGTTTCCAAAGTGGCCGACCATGGTCCTGGCCTGGCCTTTGTGGCGTATCCAGAAGCCCTGACCTTACTGCCGATATCGCCACTGTGGTCCATACTGTTCTTCTTCATGCTTATCCTTCTGGGGCTTGGAACGCAG TTCTGTCTGCTGGAGACTTTGGTCACCGCCATCGTAGATGAGATTGGAAATGATTGGATCATCCGATGGAAGACAGTTGTGACACTTGGGGTGGCCGTGGTTGGTTTCCTGCTGGGAGTGCCTCTTACAACTCAG GCTGGCATCTACTGGCTGCTGCTGATGGATAACTACGCCGCCAGCTTCTCCCTAGTGATCATCTCCTGCATCATGTGCGTCGCCATTATGTACATTTATG GACACAGAAATTACTTTAAGGACATTGAGATGATGTTgggcttcccccctcccctcttcttcCAGATCTGTTGGCGTTTTATCTCCCCGGCCATCATCTTT TTCATCCTGATCTTCACAGTCATCCAGTATCGCCCAATCTCGTACAATGATTATGTGTACCCAGGCTGGGCCATCTCTCTGGGCTTTCTGATGGCACTCTCGTCGGTTATCTGTATTCCATTGTATGCTGCCTTCAAGATCTGGGGTTCAGAGGGTGACTCCTTCCTGCAG CGGTTAAAGAATGCTGTGAAACCCAATAAGGACTGGGGCCCTGCGCTCTCCGAGCACCGGACTGGCCGCTACGCTCAGATCGACGGCAGCCCCGAGGCCCAACCCCTTAACCCTGAGAAACACAAGAAGGAAGAGATTGGCCTGACAATACAGGGCAGCAATGGGCAGGCCCACAGCCAAGACTCTAAGGTGTAA
- the SLC6A9 gene encoding sodium- and chloride-dependent glycine transporter 1 isoform X1, which yields MAVSSSHNLLKQKPTLANGAVPGEASKRDENVKRGNWGNQIEFVLTSVGYAVGLGNVWRFPYLCYRNGGGAFMFPYFIMLVFCGIPLFFMELSFGQFASQGCLGVWRVSPMFKGVGYGMMVVSTYIGIYYNVVICIAFYYFFASMTRVLPWTYCNNPWNTDNCVGVLSPSTNSSFNLSSHQDVFSELLNQTGKRTSPSEEYWRRYVLRLSDDIGNLGEVRLPILGCLALSWVVVFLCLIRGVKSSGKVVYFTATFPYVVLTILFVRGITLEGAVDGIMYYLTPQWDKILDAKVWGDAASQIFYSLGCAWGGLITMASYNKFHNNCYRDSIIISITNCATSVYAGFVIFSILGFMANHLGVDVSKVADHGPGLAFVAYPEALTLLPISPLWSILFFFMLILLGLGTQFCLLETLVTAIVDEIGNDWIIRWKTVVTLGVAVVGFLLGVPLTTQAGIYWLLLMDNYAASFSLVIISCIMCVAIMYIYGHRNYFKDIEMMLGFPPPLFFQICWRFISPAIIFFILIFTVIQYRPISYNDYVYPGWAISLGFLMALSSVICIPLYAAFKIWGSEGDSFLQRLKNAVKPNKDWGPALSEHRTGRYAQIDGSPEAQPLNPEKHKKEEIGLTIQGSNGQAHSQDSKV from the exons ATGGCGGTTTCCTCATCTCACAACTTactgaaacaaaagccaacactgGCG AATGGCGCAGTGCCCGGCGAAGCCTCCAAGAGAGACGAGAATGTGAAGAGGGGAAACTGGGGTAACCAGATCGAGTTTGTCCTGACCAGTGTGGGCTATGCTGTGGGCCTGGGCAATGTCTGGAGGTTCCCGTATCTCTGTTACCGGAATGGAGGAG GCGCCTTTATGTTCCCATACTTCATCATGTTGGTGTTTTGCGGGATACCACTCTTCTTCATGGAGCTGTCATTCGGACAGTTTGCCAGTCAGGGATGCCTTGGGGTGTGGCGTGTCAGCCCCATGTTTAAAG GTGTGGGCTAcgggatgatggtggtctccacATATATCGGTATTTATTACAATGTGGTCATCTGTATCGCCTTTTATTACTTCTTTGCGTCTATGACGCGGGTCCTGCCCTGGACATACTGCAATAACCCCTGGAACACGGACAACTGTGTCGGCGTCCTGAGCCCCTCCACCAACAGCAGCTTCAACCTCAGCTCCCACCAAGACGTCTTCTCAGAGCTTCTAAACCAAACTGGAAAGAGGACGAGTCCCAGTGAGGAGTACTGGAG GCGTTACGTGCTACGGTTGTCAGATGACATCGGGAACTTGGGGGAGGTTCGACTGCCGATCCTCGGATGTCTTGCGCTGTCCTGGGTTGTTGTGTTTCTCTGTCTCATTAGAGGCGTAAAATCCTCTGGAAAG GTGGTTTACTTCACAGCCACGTTCCCCTATGTGGTCCTCACCATCCTCTTTGTGCGGGGGATCACCCTGGAGGGGGCGGTGGATGGCATCATGTATTACCTGACTCCGCAGTGGGACAAGATCCTGGACGCCAAG GTTTGGGGGGATGCAGCTTCCCAGATCTTTTACTCATTAGGATGCGCGTGGGGAGGACTGATTACTATGGCGTCTTACAACAAATTCCACAACAACTGTTACAG GGACAGTATCATCATCAGCATCACCAATTGCGCCACCAGTGTCTACGCTGGATTTGTTATATTCTCCATTCTGGGCTTCATGGCGAATCACCTGGGGGTAGATGTTTCCAAAGTGGCCGACCATGGTCCTGGCCTGGCCTTTGTGGCGTATCCAGAAGCCCTGACCTTACTGCCGATATCGCCACTGTGGTCCATACTGTTCTTCTTCATGCTTATCCTTCTGGGGCTTGGAACGCAG TTCTGTCTGCTGGAGACTTTGGTCACCGCCATCGTAGATGAGATTGGAAATGATTGGATCATCCGATGGAAGACAGTTGTGACACTTGGGGTGGCCGTGGTTGGTTTCCTGCTGGGAGTGCCTCTTACAACTCAG GCTGGCATCTACTGGCTGCTGCTGATGGATAACTACGCCGCCAGCTTCTCCCTAGTGATCATCTCCTGCATCATGTGCGTCGCCATTATGTACATTTATG GACACAGAAATTACTTTAAGGACATTGAGATGATGTTgggcttcccccctcccctcttcttcCAGATCTGTTGGCGTTTTATCTCCCCGGCCATCATCTTT TTCATCCTGATCTTCACAGTCATCCAGTATCGCCCAATCTCGTACAATGATTATGTGTACCCAGGCTGGGCCATCTCTCTGGGCTTTCTGATGGCACTCTCGTCGGTTATCTGTATTCCATTGTATGCTGCCTTCAAGATCTGGGGTTCAGAGGGTGACTCCTTCCTGCAG CGGTTAAAGAATGCTGTGAAACCCAATAAGGACTGGGGCCCTGCGCTCTCCGAGCACCGGACTGGCCGCTACGCTCAGATCGACGGCAGCCCCGAGGCCCAACCCCTTAACCCTGAGAAACACAAGAAGGAAGAGATTGGCCTGACAATACAGGGCAGCAATGGGCAGGCCCACAGCCAAGACTCTAAGGTGTAA
- the SLC6A9 gene encoding sodium- and chloride-dependent glycine transporter 1 isoform X3: MGLCVNGAVPGEASKRDENVKRGNWGNQIEFVLTSVGYAVGLGNVWRFPYLCYRNGGGAFMFPYFIMLVFCGIPLFFMELSFGQFASQGCLGVWRVSPMFKGVGYGMMVVSTYIGIYYNVVICIAFYYFFASMTRVLPWTYCNNPWNTDNCVGVLSPSTNSSFNLSSHQDVFSELLNQTGKRTSPSEEYWRRYVLRLSDDIGNLGEVRLPILGCLALSWVVVFLCLIRGVKSSGKVVYFTATFPYVVLTILFVRGITLEGAVDGIMYYLTPQWDKILDAKVWGDAASQIFYSLGCAWGGLITMASYNKFHNNCYRDSIIISITNCATSVYAGFVIFSILGFMANHLGVDVSKVADHGPGLAFVAYPEALTLLPISPLWSILFFFMLILLGLGTQFCLLETLVTAIVDEIGNDWIIRWKTVVTLGVAVVGFLLGVPLTTQAGIYWLLLMDNYAASFSLVIISCIMCVAIMYIYGHRNYFKDIEMMLGFPPPLFFQICWRFISPAIIFFILIFTVIQYRPISYNDYVYPGWAISLGFLMALSSVICIPLYAAFKIWGSEGDSFLQRLKNAVKPNKDWGPALSEHRTGRYAQIDGSPEAQPLNPEKHKKEEIGLTIQGSNGQAHSQDSKV, translated from the exons AATGGCGCAGTGCCCGGCGAAGCCTCCAAGAGAGACGAGAATGTGAAGAGGGGAAACTGGGGTAACCAGATCGAGTTTGTCCTGACCAGTGTGGGCTATGCTGTGGGCCTGGGCAATGTCTGGAGGTTCCCGTATCTCTGTTACCGGAATGGAGGAG GCGCCTTTATGTTCCCATACTTCATCATGTTGGTGTTTTGCGGGATACCACTCTTCTTCATGGAGCTGTCATTCGGACAGTTTGCCAGTCAGGGATGCCTTGGGGTGTGGCGTGTCAGCCCCATGTTTAAAG GTGTGGGCTAcgggatgatggtggtctccacATATATCGGTATTTATTACAATGTGGTCATCTGTATCGCCTTTTATTACTTCTTTGCGTCTATGACGCGGGTCCTGCCCTGGACATACTGCAATAACCCCTGGAACACGGACAACTGTGTCGGCGTCCTGAGCCCCTCCACCAACAGCAGCTTCAACCTCAGCTCCCACCAAGACGTCTTCTCAGAGCTTCTAAACCAAACTGGAAAGAGGACGAGTCCCAGTGAGGAGTACTGGAG GCGTTACGTGCTACGGTTGTCAGATGACATCGGGAACTTGGGGGAGGTTCGACTGCCGATCCTCGGATGTCTTGCGCTGTCCTGGGTTGTTGTGTTTCTCTGTCTCATTAGAGGCGTAAAATCCTCTGGAAAG GTGGTTTACTTCACAGCCACGTTCCCCTATGTGGTCCTCACCATCCTCTTTGTGCGGGGGATCACCCTGGAGGGGGCGGTGGATGGCATCATGTATTACCTGACTCCGCAGTGGGACAAGATCCTGGACGCCAAG GTTTGGGGGGATGCAGCTTCCCAGATCTTTTACTCATTAGGATGCGCGTGGGGAGGACTGATTACTATGGCGTCTTACAACAAATTCCACAACAACTGTTACAG GGACAGTATCATCATCAGCATCACCAATTGCGCCACCAGTGTCTACGCTGGATTTGTTATATTCTCCATTCTGGGCTTCATGGCGAATCACCTGGGGGTAGATGTTTCCAAAGTGGCCGACCATGGTCCTGGCCTGGCCTTTGTGGCGTATCCAGAAGCCCTGACCTTACTGCCGATATCGCCACTGTGGTCCATACTGTTCTTCTTCATGCTTATCCTTCTGGGGCTTGGAACGCAG TTCTGTCTGCTGGAGACTTTGGTCACCGCCATCGTAGATGAGATTGGAAATGATTGGATCATCCGATGGAAGACAGTTGTGACACTTGGGGTGGCCGTGGTTGGTTTCCTGCTGGGAGTGCCTCTTACAACTCAG GCTGGCATCTACTGGCTGCTGCTGATGGATAACTACGCCGCCAGCTTCTCCCTAGTGATCATCTCCTGCATCATGTGCGTCGCCATTATGTACATTTATG GACACAGAAATTACTTTAAGGACATTGAGATGATGTTgggcttcccccctcccctcttcttcCAGATCTGTTGGCGTTTTATCTCCCCGGCCATCATCTTT TTCATCCTGATCTTCACAGTCATCCAGTATCGCCCAATCTCGTACAATGATTATGTGTACCCAGGCTGGGCCATCTCTCTGGGCTTTCTGATGGCACTCTCGTCGGTTATCTGTATTCCATTGTATGCTGCCTTCAAGATCTGGGGTTCAGAGGGTGACTCCTTCCTGCAG CGGTTAAAGAATGCTGTGAAACCCAATAAGGACTGGGGCCCTGCGCTCTCCGAGCACCGGACTGGCCGCTACGCTCAGATCGACGGCAGCCCCGAGGCCCAACCCCTTAACCCTGAGAAACACAAGAAGGAAGAGATTGGCCTGACAATACAGGGCAGCAATGGGCAGGCCCACAGCCAAGACTCTAAGGTGTAA
- the SLC6A9 gene encoding sodium- and chloride-dependent glycine transporter 1 isoform X2: MAEKCGDGMLNGAVPGEASKRDENVKRGNWGNQIEFVLTSVGYAVGLGNVWRFPYLCYRNGGGAFMFPYFIMLVFCGIPLFFMELSFGQFASQGCLGVWRVSPMFKGVGYGMMVVSTYIGIYYNVVICIAFYYFFASMTRVLPWTYCNNPWNTDNCVGVLSPSTNSSFNLSSHQDVFSELLNQTGKRTSPSEEYWRRYVLRLSDDIGNLGEVRLPILGCLALSWVVVFLCLIRGVKSSGKVVYFTATFPYVVLTILFVRGITLEGAVDGIMYYLTPQWDKILDAKVWGDAASQIFYSLGCAWGGLITMASYNKFHNNCYRDSIIISITNCATSVYAGFVIFSILGFMANHLGVDVSKVADHGPGLAFVAYPEALTLLPISPLWSILFFFMLILLGLGTQFCLLETLVTAIVDEIGNDWIIRWKTVVTLGVAVVGFLLGVPLTTQAGIYWLLLMDNYAASFSLVIISCIMCVAIMYIYGHRNYFKDIEMMLGFPPPLFFQICWRFISPAIIFFILIFTVIQYRPISYNDYVYPGWAISLGFLMALSSVICIPLYAAFKIWGSEGDSFLQRLKNAVKPNKDWGPALSEHRTGRYAQIDGSPEAQPLNPEKHKKEEIGLTIQGSNGQAHSQDSKV; this comes from the exons AATGGCGCAGTGCCCGGCGAAGCCTCCAAGAGAGACGAGAATGTGAAGAGGGGAAACTGGGGTAACCAGATCGAGTTTGTCCTGACCAGTGTGGGCTATGCTGTGGGCCTGGGCAATGTCTGGAGGTTCCCGTATCTCTGTTACCGGAATGGAGGAG GCGCCTTTATGTTCCCATACTTCATCATGTTGGTGTTTTGCGGGATACCACTCTTCTTCATGGAGCTGTCATTCGGACAGTTTGCCAGTCAGGGATGCCTTGGGGTGTGGCGTGTCAGCCCCATGTTTAAAG GTGTGGGCTAcgggatgatggtggtctccacATATATCGGTATTTATTACAATGTGGTCATCTGTATCGCCTTTTATTACTTCTTTGCGTCTATGACGCGGGTCCTGCCCTGGACATACTGCAATAACCCCTGGAACACGGACAACTGTGTCGGCGTCCTGAGCCCCTCCACCAACAGCAGCTTCAACCTCAGCTCCCACCAAGACGTCTTCTCAGAGCTTCTAAACCAAACTGGAAAGAGGACGAGTCCCAGTGAGGAGTACTGGAG GCGTTACGTGCTACGGTTGTCAGATGACATCGGGAACTTGGGGGAGGTTCGACTGCCGATCCTCGGATGTCTTGCGCTGTCCTGGGTTGTTGTGTTTCTCTGTCTCATTAGAGGCGTAAAATCCTCTGGAAAG GTGGTTTACTTCACAGCCACGTTCCCCTATGTGGTCCTCACCATCCTCTTTGTGCGGGGGATCACCCTGGAGGGGGCGGTGGATGGCATCATGTATTACCTGACTCCGCAGTGGGACAAGATCCTGGACGCCAAG GTTTGGGGGGATGCAGCTTCCCAGATCTTTTACTCATTAGGATGCGCGTGGGGAGGACTGATTACTATGGCGTCTTACAACAAATTCCACAACAACTGTTACAG GGACAGTATCATCATCAGCATCACCAATTGCGCCACCAGTGTCTACGCTGGATTTGTTATATTCTCCATTCTGGGCTTCATGGCGAATCACCTGGGGGTAGATGTTTCCAAAGTGGCCGACCATGGTCCTGGCCTGGCCTTTGTGGCGTATCCAGAAGCCCTGACCTTACTGCCGATATCGCCACTGTGGTCCATACTGTTCTTCTTCATGCTTATCCTTCTGGGGCTTGGAACGCAG TTCTGTCTGCTGGAGACTTTGGTCACCGCCATCGTAGATGAGATTGGAAATGATTGGATCATCCGATGGAAGACAGTTGTGACACTTGGGGTGGCCGTGGTTGGTTTCCTGCTGGGAGTGCCTCTTACAACTCAG GCTGGCATCTACTGGCTGCTGCTGATGGATAACTACGCCGCCAGCTTCTCCCTAGTGATCATCTCCTGCATCATGTGCGTCGCCATTATGTACATTTATG GACACAGAAATTACTTTAAGGACATTGAGATGATGTTgggcttcccccctcccctcttcttcCAGATCTGTTGGCGTTTTATCTCCCCGGCCATCATCTTT TTCATCCTGATCTTCACAGTCATCCAGTATCGCCCAATCTCGTACAATGATTATGTGTACCCAGGCTGGGCCATCTCTCTGGGCTTTCTGATGGCACTCTCGTCGGTTATCTGTATTCCATTGTATGCTGCCTTCAAGATCTGGGGTTCAGAGGGTGACTCCTTCCTGCAG CGGTTAAAGAATGCTGTGAAACCCAATAAGGACTGGGGCCCTGCGCTCTCCGAGCACCGGACTGGCCGCTACGCTCAGATCGACGGCAGCCCCGAGGCCCAACCCCTTAACCCTGAGAAACACAAGAAGGAAGAGATTGGCCTGACAATACAGGGCAGCAATGGGCAGGCCCACAGCCAAGACTCTAAGGTGTAA